The following are encoded together in the Tamandua tetradactyla isolate mTamTet1 chromosome 14, mTamTet1.pri, whole genome shotgun sequence genome:
- the JPH4 gene encoding junctophilin-4, with protein sequence MSPGGKFDFDDGGCYVGGWEAGRAHGYGVCTGPGAQGEYSGCWAHGFESLGVFTGPGGHSYQGHWQQGKREGLGVERKSRWTYRGEWLGGLKGRNGVWESVSGLRYAGLWKDGFQDGYGTETYSDGGTYQGQWQAGKRHGYGVRQSVPYHQAALLRSPRRTSLDSGHSDPPTPPPPLPLPGDEGGSPASGSRGGFVLAGPGDADGASTRKRTPAAGGFFRRSLLLSGLRAGGRRSSLGSKRGSLRSEVSSEVGSTGPPGSEASGPPAPAPPALIEGSATEVYAGEWRADRRSGYGVSQRSNGLRYEGEWLGNRRHGYGRTTRPDGSREEGKYKRNRLVHGGRVRSLLPLALRRGKVKEKVDRAVEGARRAVSAARQRQEIAASRAADALLKAVAASSVAEKAVEAARMAKLIAQDLQPMLEAPGRRPRQDSEGSDTEPLDEDSPGVYENGLTPSEGSPELPSSPASSRQPWRPPACRNPLTPGGDLGPFSSPKAWPEEWGGPGEQAEELAGYEAEDEAGMQGPGPRDGSPLLGGCSDSSGSLREEEGEDEEPLPQLRAPGGFAPEPMATPILRGSSLRSPDAGHLMEELEEPAATERPVQPGAANPLVVGAVALLDLSLAFLFSQLLT encoded by the exons ATGTCCCCCGGGGGCAAGTTCGACTTTGACGACGGGGGCTGCTACGTGGGGGGCTGGGAGGCGGGGCGGGCACATGGCTACGGCGTGTGCACCGGGCCCGGCGCCCAGGGAGAGTACAGCGGCTGCTGGGCGCACGGCTTCGAGTCACTCGGCGTCTTCACGGGGCCCGGCGGACACAGCTACCAGGGCCACTGGCAGCAGGGCAAGCGCGAAGGGCTGGGCGTGGAGCGCAAGAGCCGCTGGACATACCGCGGCGAGTGGCTGGGCGGGCTGAAGGGGCGCAACGGCGTGTGGGAGAGCGTGTCCGGCCTGCGCTACGCCGGCCTCTGGAAGGACGGGTTCCAGGACGGCTACGGCACCGAGACCTACTCCGACGGAG GCACCTACCAAGGCCAGTGGCAGGCCGGGAAGCGCCACGGCTACGGGGTGCGCCAGAGTGTGCCCTACCATCAGGCAGCGCTGCTACGCTCGCCACGCCGCACCTCCCTGGACTCGGGCCACAGCGACCCCCCGACGCCGCCCCCTCCCCTGCCGCTGCCGGGCGATGAGGGCGGCAGCCCGGCCTCGGGCTCCCGGGGCGGCTTCGTGCTGGCGGGGCCGGGGGACGCTGACGGCGCGTCCACCCGCAAGCGCACCCCAGCGGCCGGCGGATTCTTCCGCCGCTCGCTGCTGCTCAGCGGGCTCCGGGCTGGCGGGCGCCGCAGCTCCCTGGGCAGCAAGCGGGGCTCCCTGCGCAGCGAGGTGAGCAGCGAGGTGGGCAGTACGGGGCCCCCGGGCTCCGAGGCCAGCGGCCCCCCTGCCCCAGCGCCGCCGGCCCTCATCGAGGGCTCGGCCACTGAGGTGTACGCTGGAGAATGGCGCGCAGACCGGCGCAGCGGCTACGGCGTGAGCCAGCGCTCCAACGGGCTGCGCTACGAGGGCGAGTGGCTGGGCAACCGGCGGCACGGCTACGGGCGCACCACCCGCCCCGACGGCTCCCGCGAGGAGGGCAAGTACAAGCGCAACCGGCTGGTGCACGGGGGGCGCGTCCGCAGCCTTCTGCCTCTGGCCCTTCGGCGGGGAAAAGTCAAGGAGAAGGTGGACAGGGCTGTCGAGGGCGCCCGTCGAGCTGTGAGTGCTGCCCGCCAGCGCCAGGAGATCGCCGCTTCCAG GGCAGCAGACGCCCTCCTCAAGGCAGTGGCAGCCAGCAGCGTCGCCGAGAAGGCTGTGGAGGCAGCTCGAATGGCAAAACTGATAGCCCAGGACCTGCAACCCATGTTAGAAGCCCCAG GCCGTAGACCCAGGCAGGACTCAGAAGGTTCTGACACAGAGCCCCTGGATGAGGACAGCCCTGGGGTGTATGAGAATGGACTGACTCCCTCTGAGGGCTCCCCTGAACTGCCCAGCAGCCCTGCCTCCTCCCGCCAGCCCTGGCGACCCCCTGCCTGCCGGAACCCACTGACCCCTGGAGGGGACCTGGGTCCCTTCTCCAGCCCCAAAGCTTGGCCTGAGGAGTGGGGGGGGCCAGGGGAGCAGGCGGAGGAACTAGCTGGCTACGAGGCTGAGGATGAAGCTGGGATGCAGGGACCAGGGCCCAGAGACGGTTCCCCACTCCTTGGAGGCTGCAGCGACAGTTCAGGAAGTCTTCGAGAAGAGGAGGGGGAAGATGAAGAGCCCTTGCCCCAGCTGAGAGCCCCAGGAGGCTTTGCGCCTGAGCCCATGGCCACTCCAATCCTGAGAGGCTCATCCTTGAGGAGTCCTGATGCCGGGCACCTGATGGAAGAACTCGAGGAGCCTGCTGCAACCGAGAGGCCTGTCCAGCCG GGAGCTGCCAACCCTCTGGTGGTGGGAGCTGTGGCCCTCCTGGACCTGAGCCTGGCATTCCTGTTCTCCCAGCTCCTCACCTGA